The Paenibacillus dendritiformis region CATTCAAGGTATCTGCATAGCTCTCCTGCTGGATGAACGAGGATTCCGAGAATAGCTCGATAAGCTCCTTGGTCACTTCGATGCTCAATTCCACCCGCCCGTAGCCGTACAGGATCTGGCTTCTCGCCGCCATCATCACTTCAATGTCCTGCGGGGTCAGAACCAAGCCGTAGTCCTTCGTCTTCTCGTTCAATTCCAGCAATTCAGTCATACCCTCTTCCTGCATAGACATGTTCAAGGAGTTGAAAATGCGAGACAAATTCATGTGGCTATCCTCGTACACTGCTCTCCCCCTGCCATCAATTTTTTGAGAAAAAGAAAAAACACTTGACTTTACGACGAATGTATGGTATAATATATAATTAATAAATCATTTAAATATTTTACTCGCACTTTCCACCCATGTCAATTGAATTGGTGGTTTTTTTGTGTTCATCCGGATTCTTTTTATAGCAAAAGAAAGAGCCCCCACTTTTTGAAAAGTGAGGGCTCTTCGTTCGCCTGTGAACAATATCGATTAATTGCGGATGAGATAATCGAACGCACCCAAAGCTGCTGTAGCGCCGGATCCCATCGATATAATAATCTGCTTATACGGACTATTCGTGCAATCGCCGGCCGCAAACACGCCAGGGACGTTAGTAGCGCCATGGCTGTCTACCACGATTTCACCTGTACGCGTGCGTTCAACTGTGTCCGCTAACCAATCCGTATTCGGAACAAGACCGATTTGTACAAACACACCTTGCAGTTCAATGTGCTTCGTTACTCCTGTATCACGCTCGACATAGGAAATTCCGTTCACCTTGTCTGTTCCGGTAATTTCTTGTGTCTGCACGTTCTTCAGTACGGTAACATTAGGCAGACTGTACAGGCGATCTTGCAGCACGGCATCCGCTTTGAGCTCTGGCGCGAACTCAAGCACGGTTACATGTCTCACAATACCTGCGAGATCAATCGCCGCTTCAATCCCTGAGTTACCGCCGCCAATAACCGCGACATCTTTACCGGTGAACAAAGGACCATCACAATGCGGGCAGTAAGCGACCCCTTTGTTCTTGAACTCCGCTTCCCCAGGCACGCCGACATTCCGCCAACGAGCGCCTGTCGATACGATGACCGTCTTGCTCTTCAGAACAGCACCGTTTTCGAGTTCAATCTCGATAAGATCCTTTTTCTCCAACCGCTTGGCACGCTGCAGCTTCATGACATCGATATCGTATTCTTTCACTTGCTGCTCAATATTCGCTACGAGCTGAGGACCTTCCGTATATTTTACACTGATAAAGTTCTCAATGCCCAAGGTGTCATTGACCTGACCGCCGAAGCGTTCAGCAACAAGACCTGTGCGAATCCCTTTACGTGCCGCGTAGATAGCCGCACTAGCTCCTGACGGGCCGCCGCCGACAACAAGCACGTCAAAAGGCTCCTTATTCTCGAACTCGGATGCATCCGGAGCACTGCCCAGCTTGGCAAGAATTTCTTCCACGGTCATACGGCCGCTTTCGAAAAATTCACCATTGAGGTAAACGCTTGGCACCGACATAATGTCCTTGCTTTCGACCTCTTCCTTGAAGACCGCACCGTCAATCATCGTATTCGTAATGCCAGGATTGAGGACGCTCATCAAGTTCAGTGCTTGCACCACATCAGGGCAATTATGGCAGCTCAGGCTGACATAAGTTTCAAACTTATATTCGCCGCGAATGCTTTTGATTTGGTCAATGACACTTTGCTCCACCTTTGGAGGTCTGCCGCTTACCTGCAGCAGAGCCAGTACGAGGGAAGTAAACTCGTGTCCCAAAGGAGTTCCCGCAAAGATGATGCCCGTATCTTCGTCAGGACGATTGACGCTGAAGCTCGGTGTTCGGGACAATTGCGTTCTCTCCACCGTTATCTTGGAAGACATGCCGGCAATTTCATTGACCAGGGCCAGCATGTCTTCCGATGCAGCGTCTTCGCCCGCACTGACTTTGAGCACCAGATCGCCTTCCAGGAGCTGGAGATATTGTGCGAGTTGATTTTTAATTTCTTGGTCTAGTGTCATCTGTCACACCTTAAATCTTGCCTACGAGATCGAGGCTTGGCTTAAGTGTTTGCCCGCCTTCCTGCCACTTCGCCGGGCATACTTCACCTGGATGGTTGCGAACATACTGTGCAGCCTTGATTTTGTTAACAAGGATGCTTGCATCGCGGCCGATGCCTCCCGCATTAATCTCGGCTGCTTGGATAATACCATCCGGATCGATGATGAACGTACCGCGGTCAGCAAGACCATCAGCTTCAATCAATACATCGAAGTTGCGGGAGACTACATGGGAAGGATCCCCGATCATAATGTACTCAACCTTGCCAATCGCAGGAGAGCTTTCATGCCATGCTTTATGTGTAAAATGCGTGTCCGTGGAAACGGAATATACTTCAACACCAAGTTGCTTCAGGGCTTCGTAGTGGTTCTGCAAATCTTCAAGCTCGGTAGGGCACACGAATGTAAAGTCCGCTGGGTAGAAGCAAACGACACTCCATTTCCCTTTGAAATTTTCTTCGGTAACCTCGATAAATTTACCATTGTGAAATGCAGATGCTTTGAATGGAAGAACTTCTGTTCCAATAAGTGACATGGTCATATCTCCTTTACCTGTGTTTTGTTAATATAGAGCATATTCAGAACATGCATGCAGCATATTCCAAACACACTTTGTAATTATTATTATTAACTAATTAATTAAATTCGTCAAGCTATTTTATAATAATTATAAACAGACTTCTGATGTTATTTCACACAATATTCATTATGCTGCTAACTGACGTAGAGTATTCGTAACTTGTTCAGTACGGCCTATGTAATATTATCGTTGACATGTTCAAGATGAAGGATGATTCATTTTCATCATCAATGCATATTACCCAATAAGTCCATCCATTAACCCTTTACTTCTTCATTCTAAAAACGGACACAAAATTGTAGGCTTCATAAAAATATTATAGAATCAAGCTATCTGGTTATTAACGGAGTGGCTGTAATGAATGTAGCGATATGTGATGATGATATAAACGTTGCGAATTTGATTGATGATATACTTTCAAACATGTGCGTTATGGAATTTTCCAGCGATGTGTTCTTAAGTGGCGGTGACTTGCTAAGGTGTTTGCAATCCGGCTCACATTATAATATCTATCTGCTAGACATTGAAATGCCTGGCCAAAATGGTATTGAAATTGCTTCGGTTATCCGGGAGCAGGATCGAGATGCGATCATTATCTTTATCACAGACCATAAAGAGTATGTATATGAAGTTTTTGAAGTTTTGCCGTTTCGCTTTTTAAGAAAGCCTGTAACCGCGCAAAAGTTGTCCCGCATCTTGCTGGACGCCGCGGCACACATCCAGGTGTCGAAGCGGCTATTCTTCCTTCCCTTTCCCCCGTCCGCAAGGTCAACTCTAAAGTGCCCGTGAATACGGCAGAATATCTGCTCTCTCTGGCAGGGGCAAAAAAGAAATAAAGAAATCGCCCCTGCATCACATTCCATGCAACAGAGAGAGAATCAAACAGGTAATTCCTGGGCAAAATGTCCCGAAGTTGATGAGATTATAGGACATAATGAAACGGCGGCCCCGCCGTTACGCGGTTTTTAAAAAAACCGCTGCGCGGCGGGTGATTCGTTGTTTGTCGGACTGTCCCTCAGGAAATACGATAAGATATTATTTACGGCATGTTTCATAAAAAGTTTGAACATATTATCTGTTTTCCACCCGATATGAGGAGACAGAATCACATTCTCCAACTCCAGAAAAGGGTGATTCGGTCTCAATGGCTCATCAGTAAATACATCAAGCCCTGCTCCCCCTATCTGATCATCACGTAACGCTTGAATGAGAGCCTGCTCATCAATGACTTCCCCTCTGGATGTATTGATGAGGAAGGCATTCTTTTTCATCAGCCCAAAATGCGGTTCCTTAAGCAGATGCTTTGTGTCCTCTACCAATCTTACATTTATCGAAATATAATTAGATTGCCGCAACAATTGCTCCAGCGTAACATAATCCACTTCCTGTTCGGCTGCGCGTTCAGCAGTCAGTCGAGGTCCCCAAGCCACTACTTTCATATTGAAAACGTTAGCAATCTGCGCAACTTTCGAACCGATTTTACCAAGTCCGATGATTCCAATCACTTTGCCCTCAAGGCCATAGCCAACCTCTTCCGTCCATATCCCGCTTTTCAGTTCCCCATGTTTTTTTATCAGCTTTCTGGAATAGGCGAGCATAAATGCGAATATAAGTTCCGCTACAGCACTTGAACCTCCTGGAGTAGTAGCAACAGAGATGTTATATTTATTCGCTTCATTCATATCAATATGTGCTAAGCCTGAACCCGTTTGAGCTATAAGCTTGACATGTGGGATGCGCTGCAGAATATCCTTATCGAACTTGGTACGTTCTCGAATGGGAATGATAATATCCGCATGCTGAAGTCGTTCAATCAACGTTTCTCTAGAAGGCCGATCATGAAAGATTTTTACGTCAAAATGCTCCTTCAATCTAGCGACGTCTTCGTTCTCGCCATAAATGTGCTCCCAATCATCCAAAATAACGACTTGCATCGTTCCCATCTTCCTTTCGGCTTTATTTTTATCATATGACAGCTCTAGGTTGATGTAGTTGTTGATGTAGATTTTGCTTTGTCTATTCTCGGAAGCACATGATACAACACCGCTATGCCGATCACTCCGCTTGCCCCCACCATTATGGTCATCATAACCTGGCCGGTTACTTTATACAAGTAATCCCCATCGTTCCCAGTAAGGCTGCTTCACAACCCATAGTTTCATGTTCAAAGAGACCCTCAGAAATCGAATAGGGATTTTAATGACGGCCGTATTCGTAAAGTCATGCACTGTTCCCTACTAGCAGACAACTTATAGGATGTGGTTACCCGAGACGAATAAGCGGTTTATTCGCCTGCTTGGGCGAAAATAAAAATCGTGTCACAAAATAGCCGTTCAAGATTGTTATTCATTATAGACGCAAGAGAACGCTGAGCTCTTGTATGCACACAACCCCGGGGAAATGGTATTGGATGATGGAAATGAGAATGTTCAGCACACTTGATTGACAGATTAGTACGACGTTAATCGCATTAAAAACCAGGAGTGATGATGAAGTGAACCAGTTGAATGAACACAAAGGGAACAAAAGTGCCTCAAAATCGAAGCCAGGTTTCATCAAAAAGACCGTAATCGCCACTTCCGCGGCGGCACTGCTTGGCATGGGAGCAATCGGTTCAGGCTTGCCCGCTATGGCGGCACCGATGAAGCAGGTCAGCTATCTTTTCAATGCAACAAGCCAACAATCTGTGAAAGCAGCCATGGAGCAAGGTTACATGTACACACCTGACCTGAGCGTAACTCATGACGGGATCACCTTGAAGTTGAGCGAAGTTCTTTACGATGGTAATCGTCTCTCCTTCTTATTGGAGCGTGAAGGAGCTAACTTAGAGACGACGTCTTCCCCTTATGTGAGCATGGATGTCTTGAAGGAAAATCCTAACAATGAGTTTTTGAAGAAACGCGCCGTTCCGGAGAAGGATCAGCTGAAAGGCTATATCAAGCGGCCAAAGATTCTTGCCGATGGACAACCAATTCAATCTACCGGGGGGGAGCTCCGGAGATTTTCCGAAAAAGAAAAATACTTATAGCGTTGAAGAAACGGGTGTGAAATTGCCTGACGAATTCGAGTTCACCATTACTGCCGAGGTGACGAAAGTTAGTAAAGCCCTTGAATTTAAGGTTCCAATCAAGTTGAAGAGCAAACCTCTCGTGCTGAAGCCGAATGCTTCCACATCTTCCGGGAAGTTCAGCTATACCGTCAAGCAGCTTGTCCTGTCGCCGTTGTCCACCCGTCTCATTCTGGATAGCAAAGGTCCAGTGCCGGCATCTTCGGAGCAAACAGGCAAGTATCACGCCAGCATGGTGTATTATGAGATCGTAGA contains the following coding sequences:
- a CDS encoding D-2-hydroxyacid dehydrogenase family protein, translating into MQVVILDDWEHIYGENEDVARLKEHFDVKIFHDRPSRETLIERLQHADIIIPIRERTKFDKDILQRIPHVKLIAQTGSGLAHIDMNEANKYNISVATTPGGSSAVAELIFAFMLAYSRKLIKKHGELKSGIWTEEVGYGLEGKVIGIIGLGKIGSKVAQIANVFNMKVVAWGPRLTAERAAEQEVDYVTLEQLLRQSNYISINVRLVEDTKHLLKEPHFGLMKKNAFLINTSRGEVIDEQALIQALRDDQIGGAGLDVFTDEPLRPNHPFLELENVILSPHIGWKTDNMFKLFMKHAVNNILSYFLRDSPTNNESPAAQRFF
- a CDS encoding LytR/AlgR family response regulator transcription factor, which gives rise to MNVAICDDDINVANLIDDILSNMCVMEFSSDVFLSGGDLLRCLQSGSHYNIYLLDIEMPGQNGIEIASVIREQDRDAIIIFITDHKEYVYEVFEVLPFRFLRKPVTAQKLSRILLDAAAHIQVSKRLFFLPFPPSARSTLKCP
- a CDS encoding DUF5643 domain-containing protein → MDNQFNLPGGSSGDFPKKKNTYSVEETGVKLPDEFEFTITAEVTKVSKALEFKVPIKLKSKPLVLKPNASTSSGKFSYTVKQLVLSPLSTRLILDSKGPVPASSEQTGKYHASMVYYEIVDDKGNMLVPEGIKYYQSKPKTEYQMNELYAPMDDKVASITIKPYTFTVNNKDWSIVGKNKGSNGKKTYLKDLEVTIPIER
- the ahpC gene encoding alkyl hydroperoxide reductase subunit C — its product is MSLIGTEVLPFKASAFHNGKFIEVTEENFKGKWSVVCFYPADFTFVCPTELEDLQNHYEALKQLGVEVYSVSTDTHFTHKAWHESSPAIGKVEYIMIGDPSHVVSRNFDVLIEADGLADRGTFIIDPDGIIQAAEINAGGIGRDASILVNKIKAAQYVRNHPGEVCPAKWQEGGQTLKPSLDLVGKI
- a CDS encoding DUF4179 domain-containing protein, translating into MNQLNEHKGNKSASKSKPGFIKKTVIATSAAALLGMGAIGSGLPAMAAPMKQVSYLFNATSQQSVKAAMEQGYMYTPDLSVTHDGITLKLSEVLYDGNRLSFLLEREGANLETTSSPYVSMDVLKENPNNEFLKKRAVPEKDQLKGYIKRPKILADGQPIQSTGGELRRFSEKEKYL
- the ahpF gene encoding alkyl hydroperoxide reductase subunit F — translated: MTLDQEIKNQLAQYLQLLEGDLVLKVSAGEDAASEDMLALVNEIAGMSSKITVERTQLSRTPSFSVNRPDEDTGIIFAGTPLGHEFTSLVLALLQVSGRPPKVEQSVIDQIKSIRGEYKFETYVSLSCHNCPDVVQALNLMSVLNPGITNTMIDGAVFKEEVESKDIMSVPSVYLNGEFFESGRMTVEEILAKLGSAPDASEFENKEPFDVLVVGGGPSGASAAIYAARKGIRTGLVAERFGGQVNDTLGIENFISVKYTEGPQLVANIEQQVKEYDIDVMKLQRAKRLEKKDLIEIELENGAVLKSKTVIVSTGARWRNVGVPGEAEFKNKGVAYCPHCDGPLFTGKDVAVIGGGNSGIEAAIDLAGIVRHVTVLEFAPELKADAVLQDRLYSLPNVTVLKNVQTQEITGTDKVNGISYVERDTGVTKHIELQGVFVQIGLVPNTDWLADTVERTRTGEIVVDSHGATNVPGVFAAGDCTNSPYKQIIISMGSGATAALGAFDYLIRN